From one Pedobacter faecalis genomic stretch:
- a CDS encoding TetR/AcrR family transcriptional regulator: MGIAERKARQKEEFKASILEAAWQQVITEGWQSLSIRKIADAIEYSVPVIYSHFENKEAILLEFAKEGFQKLADTLQAIKEQHTDPARQLEAMAYAYWDFAFDNKEYYQLMFGLGIPACEQVNQITELKNMTQVMIEPIQSAISQSKTKSAECFLKYHTYFSILHGLVSIQMIEKTGKPGPEKRMILKDAISGFIASLLAG, encoded by the coding sequence ATGGGCATAGCTGAACGCAAGGCAAGACAAAAAGAAGAGTTCAAAGCAAGTATACTGGAAGCTGCATGGCAGCAAGTGATTACTGAAGGCTGGCAATCGCTGTCCATCAGGAAAATTGCGGACGCTATTGAGTACAGCGTTCCGGTAATTTACAGCCATTTTGAAAACAAGGAGGCTATTTTACTTGAATTTGCTAAAGAGGGGTTTCAGAAGCTGGCCGACACGTTGCAGGCGATCAAAGAGCAACATACTGATCCTGCCCGCCAGTTGGAAGCAATGGCTTATGCCTACTGGGACTTTGCTTTTGACAACAAAGAGTATTATCAGCTCATGTTTGGTCTGGGGATTCCGGCGTGTGAGCAGGTGAATCAGATTACCGAACTGAAGAATATGACGCAGGTGATGATCGAGCCCATTCAAAGCGCGATATCCCAGAGCAAAACTAAAAGCGCCGAGTGTTTCTTAAAATACCATACCTATTTTTCTATACTGCATGGGCTGGTTTCCATTCAAATGATCGAGAAGACCGGGAAGCCAGGTCCTGAAAAGCGCATGATCCTGAAGGATGCGATTTCCGGATTTATAGCGTCCCTGCTTGCGGGGTAA
- a CDS encoding DUF2911 domain-containing protein — MKTTLKTMLVIALAAGLQFEGNAQGLKMPQASTSQTVTQAFGLGTITLNYARPNVKGRKIFGGLEPYGTVWRTGANSATTIKFSEDVKIEGQNLPAGEYALFTIPEQNDWTIVFNKEAKQWGSYTYKEANDVLRVKVKPVKLKDKVETFTIQFSDVYPTTAKLQLMWENTGVTVNLSTDVDSKVMASIDEAMKGEKKPYFQAAQYYFENGKDINKALEWMNAADANNTTQPWVKLWKGRVQLKMGDKAGAAKTAEEGLKIATEIKNQEYIRLNGALLAEARK, encoded by the coding sequence ATGAAAACGACGTTGAAAACCATGCTGGTCATTGCTCTTGCCGCTGGATTGCAATTTGAAGGTAATGCTCAGGGACTTAAAATGCCTCAGGCGAGTACCTCTCAAACGGTTACCCAGGCATTCGGACTTGGCACTATTACCCTTAACTATGCCCGCCCTAACGTTAAAGGACGTAAGATATTTGGCGGACTCGAACCTTATGGAACCGTATGGCGTACTGGTGCCAACTCGGCGACGACCATCAAGTTTAGCGAGGATGTTAAAATTGAAGGCCAGAACCTTCCTGCAGGCGAGTATGCGTTGTTCACCATACCTGAGCAGAACGACTGGACAATCGTGTTTAACAAAGAAGCCAAACAATGGGGTTCGTACACTTACAAAGAAGCCAACGACGTACTGCGCGTAAAAGTAAAACCAGTTAAGCTTAAAGACAAAGTGGAAACTTTCACTATTCAATTCTCTGACGTCTATCCGACAACAGCTAAATTGCAATTGATGTGGGAGAACACCGGTGTAACGGTAAACCTGAGCACCGACGTAGACAGCAAAGTAATGGCCAGTATCGACGAAGCCATGAAGGGCGAAAAGAAACCGTACTTTCAGGCTGCGCAGTACTACTTTGAGAACGGAAAAGACATCAATAAAGCCTTGGAGTGGATGAATGCGGCAGACGCTAACAACACCACCCAGCCTTGGGTTAAATTATGGAAAGGCCGCGTTCAGCTCAAGATGGGCGACAAAGCCGGAGCCGCCAAAACAGCGGAAGAAGGATTAAAGATTGCTACCGAAATCAAGAACCAGGAATATATCCGATTGAACGGAGCCCTGTTAGCTGAAGCCAGGAAATAA
- a CDS encoding LEA type 2 family protein, whose translation MKKLLIIFLAAIAVSGCGINKQTEQIKALEKCKYRITAVEQLLVGGTDVRKLIGGEDINLASLPALAFGFLRQDIPLKARLNLEVTNPSSNHAAINEFEYKILVNSQELANGFVNQEVSVGPGQSTVVPVDMTVNAYPFISNDKVMGEISEFLKTRTNGTEKKGMLTLKIKPSIKVGSTLVKYPGYITIDKEISSKILL comes from the coding sequence ATGAAAAAACTCCTGATCATTTTTCTGGCAGCTATAGCTGTTTCAGGCTGCGGCATAAACAAACAAACCGAGCAGATCAAAGCACTGGAGAAGTGTAAATATCGTATTACGGCCGTGGAGCAATTGCTTGTTGGCGGTACAGATGTGAGAAAGCTGATCGGCGGTGAGGATATTAATCTTGCCAGCCTGCCGGCACTTGCTTTCGGCTTTCTGAGGCAGGATATTCCGCTGAAAGCAAGGCTCAATCTGGAAGTAACCAACCCGTCCTCCAATCATGCAGCTATCAACGAATTTGAGTATAAGATACTGGTCAATAGTCAGGAACTTGCTAATGGTTTTGTAAACCAGGAGGTAAGTGTAGGTCCGGGACAAAGCACCGTTGTACCGGTAGATATGACCGTAAACGCGTATCCTTTTATATCCAACGACAAGGTGATGGGGGAAATCAGTGAATTTCTGAAGACCCGCACAAATGGTACGGAGAAGAAAGGTATGCTGACGCTCAAAATTAAACCCAGCATCAAGGTAGGCAGCACCCTGGTGAAATATCCTGGCTATATCACCATTGACAAAGAGATAAGCAGCAAAATTCTGCTATAA
- a CDS encoding PIG-L family deacetylase, with product MQQLNAAEIRQGLEALQVTGSVLYIAAHPDDENTRLLTYLAREKKLRTGYLSLTRGDGGQNLIGNEQAELLGLIRTQELLAARRIDGAEQFFTRANDFGFSKNPEESFRIWEKGKILGDVVWVIRNFRPDVIITRFPEDSRAGHGHHSGSAILAREAFTAAGDPKQFPEQLAFVKPWQAKRIVWNTFNFGGNNTTSEDQLKIDVGLYNPLFGKSYGELAAESRSSHRSQGFGSAMQRGSGYEYFSHIAGAEAKGDLFSDIDLTLGRLSKGAAVQKLLAEIARNYDVADPSKSVPKLLELKVMVNDLPFKHQALDDLILSCAGIWLESAALNQTYALGEEIDVRVQAIVRPGSGFSLPVEVTEVLSGASFNLKPNVLASQDRSIAPKDIAITQPYWLEQKHGIGTFNVDDLHKIGMAENKPAVAALFTIKVGNQVIEKSLPVVYKYTDQVKGEIYQPLVIAPPVTATLSEKAFIFNGNAEKKVVATLRGFKENVSGMIRPVVPTGWKVSPEQLQFTLGRKGEERNVEFTVTPAGSVSSGTLSLKVVVDGKTYDKGLHEINYDHIPAQTLFPLAAANVNRVSLVVGGKRIGYIAGAGDLIPESLRQIGYQVELLNANQVITQDLSKFDAIVTGVRLYNVSDQARVMQPKLMNYVENGGTLLVQYNVNAPLRIDNMGPYPFRLSRDRVTEEDAAVTFLAPQHPVLNVPNKITKDDFNGWVQERGLYFVTDTDQRYTPLFSMHDAGEPARTGSLIVADYGKGRYIYTGISFFRQLPAGVPGAYRLFVNLISRRN from the coding sequence ATGCAGCAGCTCAATGCTGCAGAAATCAGGCAAGGGCTGGAGGCATTGCAGGTTACCGGAAGCGTGCTTTATATAGCTGCGCATCCGGATGACGAAAATACCCGGCTATTGACGTACCTGGCAAGGGAAAAGAAGCTGAGAACAGGCTATCTCTCCCTTACGCGTGGCGACGGCGGTCAGAACCTGATAGGCAATGAGCAGGCGGAATTGCTGGGCTTGATCCGTACGCAGGAGCTGCTTGCGGCGCGACGTATCGATGGAGCCGAACAATTTTTTACACGTGCCAACGATTTTGGGTTTTCTAAAAACCCGGAGGAAAGTTTCCGTATATGGGAAAAAGGGAAGATACTGGGCGATGTGGTCTGGGTGATCCGGAACTTTCGGCCCGATGTGATCATCACCCGCTTTCCGGAAGATTCCCGGGCCGGACACGGACATCACTCAGGATCAGCAATACTGGCCCGTGAGGCCTTTACTGCAGCGGGAGATCCTAAACAGTTTCCGGAGCAACTTGCTTTTGTGAAGCCCTGGCAGGCGAAAAGAATCGTGTGGAACACTTTTAATTTCGGTGGCAATAATACCACGTCGGAAGATCAGCTGAAGATTGATGTAGGATTGTACAACCCGCTGTTTGGCAAGAGTTATGGCGAATTGGCTGCAGAGAGCCGGTCGAGCCACCGGAGCCAGGGATTCGGTTCGGCCATGCAGCGAGGCAGCGGTTACGAATATTTTTCCCATATAGCTGGCGCGGAAGCCAAGGGAGATCTTTTTAGCGATATAGACCTTACATTAGGCAGGTTGTCGAAGGGCGCAGCTGTCCAGAAACTGTTAGCTGAGATAGCCAGGAATTACGATGTGGCCGACCCTTCAAAGTCGGTCCCTAAACTTCTTGAGCTAAAAGTGATGGTGAACGATCTGCCGTTCAAGCATCAGGCTTTAGATGATCTAATCCTTTCCTGTGCAGGCATCTGGCTGGAGAGCGCCGCGTTGAATCAGACCTATGCCCTGGGCGAAGAAATCGATGTGCGCGTACAGGCGATTGTTCGCCCCGGATCGGGGTTTTCACTGCCGGTAGAGGTCACAGAGGTCTTGTCGGGAGCATCGTTTAACCTGAAACCGAACGTCCTGGCCTCGCAGGATCGAAGCATAGCGCCGAAGGATATTGCCATTACGCAGCCGTACTGGCTCGAGCAGAAGCATGGCATCGGGACATTCAACGTAGATGATCTCCATAAGATAGGTATGGCGGAGAACAAGCCGGCAGTTGCAGCTTTATTTACGATAAAGGTGGGCAACCAGGTTATAGAGAAATCTTTGCCAGTGGTGTATAAATATACGGATCAGGTGAAAGGCGAAATCTATCAGCCGCTGGTCATTGCACCTCCAGTTACAGCCACGCTTTCTGAAAAGGCTTTTATTTTTAACGGTAACGCAGAGAAGAAGGTGGTCGCCACACTGCGCGGCTTTAAAGAAAACGTGTCAGGCATGATCCGGCCGGTGGTACCAACGGGCTGGAAAGTAAGTCCGGAACAGTTGCAGTTTACTTTAGGTCGGAAAGGAGAGGAGCGTAATGTGGAATTTACAGTTACACCGGCTGGCAGCGTCTCCTCGGGTACACTTTCGTTAAAAGTTGTTGTCGATGGAAAAACATACGACAAGGGACTGCATGAGATCAACTACGACCATATACCAGCCCAAACGCTGTTTCCTCTGGCGGCAGCAAATGTTAACCGTGTTAGCCTGGTTGTCGGCGGTAAACGCATCGGCTATATCGCCGGAGCTGGTGATCTGATTCCCGAATCACTTCGTCAGATTGGCTACCAGGTAGAACTACTTAACGCAAACCAGGTGATCACACAGGATCTATCAAAGTTTGACGCTATTGTAACCGGGGTGCGTTTATATAATGTAAGCGATCAGGCCAGGGTGATGCAGCCTAAACTCATGAATTACGTAGAGAACGGTGGCACACTGTTGGTACAATACAACGTGAATGCACCGCTGCGTATAGACAATATGGGACCTTACCCTTTCCGGTTGTCGAGAGACCGGGTAACCGAGGAAGATGCAGCGGTTACTTTCCTGGCGCCTCAGCATCCGGTGCTTAACGTTCCCAATAAAATTACAAAAGACGATTTCAACGGCTGGGTGCAGGAGCGGGGACTATATTTCGTGACCGACACTGACCAGAGATATACGCCGCTGTTTAGCATGCACGATGCAGGAGAGCCCGCCCGGACCGGTTCGCTTATCGTAGCCGATTATGGGAAAGGGCGTTACATCTACACCGGTATTTCCTTTTTCCGTCAGCTACCCGCGGGCGTTCCCGGAGCCTATCGGCTGTTTGTTAATCTTATATCCAGGAGAAACTAG
- a CDS encoding DoxX family protein — MRRLFNTNFNNESMHFMLLVLRVTFSVFMITHGYMKLQMLTAGGEIQFGDPIGVGQAASLYLAVFAEFFCSVLLLLGLAGRLATIPLIITMIVAAFIVHAPDPFAKKEMAYHFLVVYLFLLVSGPGKYSIDHFISRSLNPRRR; from the coding sequence ATGAGACGATTGTTTAATACAAACTTTAACAACGAGAGCATGCATTTCATGCTGCTGGTATTGCGGGTCACCTTCTCCGTGTTTATGATTACACACGGCTATATGAAACTTCAGATGCTTACCGCCGGTGGTGAAATCCAGTTCGGTGATCCGATCGGCGTTGGTCAGGCTGCATCTTTATATCTCGCTGTTTTTGCCGAATTCTTTTGTTCCGTGTTATTATTGCTGGGTTTGGCAGGCAGACTGGCCACCATACCGCTCATCATTACCATGATCGTAGCCGCATTTATTGTTCATGCACCTGATCCGTTTGCGAAGAAAGAGATGGCCTATCATTTTCTGGTAGTTTATCTGTTCCTGCTTGTGTCTGGTCCTGGAAAATACAGTATCGATCATTTCATCAGCCGCAGTTTAAATCCTCGCAGACGATAG
- a CDS encoding sodium:solute symporter encodes MSSIDWAVLVLTLVFIVVYGVYKSRDTQNIQGYLLGNQSLPWYHVCLSVMATQASAITFLSAPGLAYSSGMGFVQFYFGLPLAMIVLCVTFVPIFHRLKVYTAYEYLEQRFDLNTRALTAFLFLVQRGLSTGITIYAPSIILSTILNINTTYTTLFMGSLVVFYTVYGGTRAVSYTQMLQMSIIFCGLFAAGAMVVHLLPAEVGFVKALDIAGKMGRTEAIDFTFDLNNRYTVWTGIIGGFFLQLSYFGTDQSQVGRYLSGASVSQSRMGLLMNGLVKIPMQFLILLIGVLVFTFYQYNRPPIFFNSFELNRLEKSAYAPQLRKLSAEYDEAFQQKQVVVQQMNNALDQNNEAAVNEQRLLLQQADQKQKDLREKVTLLMKANNKDANTDDVNYVFLSFVTQYLPRGLVGLLIAIIFLASMGSTASALNSLASTSVIDIYKRLVRKDASDDEYLQASRLATLFWGVVCIVMALYAGKIGNLLEAVNILGSYIYGTILGIFLVAFYVKHVQGRAVFAAALLSEVITIVLGWQEAVAYLWLNVISCAMVVGFSIFIQYFTGGKEKTAHSSGGAVS; translated from the coding sequence ATGAGTAGTATCGACTGGGCGGTATTAGTATTAACGCTGGTTTTCATAGTCGTCTATGGGGTCTATAAGAGTCGCGATACCCAAAATATACAAGGTTATCTTCTCGGTAACCAGTCGCTGCCCTGGTACCATGTTTGCCTTTCGGTTATGGCTACGCAGGCGAGTGCTATTACCTTTCTCTCAGCGCCTGGCCTGGCGTACTCCTCGGGTATGGGTTTTGTACAGTTCTATTTTGGTTTGCCGCTGGCGATGATTGTGCTTTGCGTAACCTTTGTACCTATTTTTCATCGCCTGAAAGTCTATACCGCCTACGAGTACCTGGAGCAGCGGTTCGACCTGAACACCCGTGCGCTTACCGCTTTTCTTTTTCTCGTACAAAGGGGCTTGTCTACCGGCATCACCATATACGCGCCGTCTATTATTTTATCGACCATACTCAACATCAATACCACATACACTACCCTGTTTATGGGTAGCCTGGTTGTATTTTACACCGTATACGGAGGCACCCGGGCTGTGTCTTACACGCAAATGCTCCAGATGAGCATTATCTTTTGCGGACTCTTTGCTGCTGGGGCCATGGTGGTTCACTTACTGCCGGCCGAGGTAGGCTTTGTAAAAGCGCTGGATATTGCGGGCAAAATGGGCCGTACTGAAGCGATCGATTTTACCTTCGACCTCAATAACCGGTACACGGTATGGACCGGTATTATCGGTGGATTCTTTTTACAACTTTCTTATTTTGGCACCGATCAGAGCCAGGTTGGTCGATATTTGTCGGGCGCCTCCGTAAGCCAAAGCCGCATGGGTTTACTTATGAATGGTTTGGTAAAAATACCTATGCAGTTCCTGATCCTGCTCATCGGTGTGCTGGTCTTCACCTTCTATCAGTATAACCGCCCGCCTATATTCTTCAACAGTTTTGAGTTGAATCGCTTAGAGAAGAGCGCTTACGCTCCGCAGCTTAGAAAGCTCAGTGCCGAATATGATGAGGCCTTTCAGCAAAAGCAGGTGGTGGTTCAGCAAATGAACAATGCTTTGGATCAGAACAACGAAGCTGCGGTGAATGAGCAGCGCCTGCTGCTTCAGCAAGCCGATCAAAAGCAAAAAGATTTACGTGAGAAGGTCACTCTATTAATGAAGGCGAACAATAAGGACGCCAATACAGATGATGTGAACTATGTATTCCTCAGTTTCGTGACTCAGTATCTTCCGCGTGGACTTGTGGGACTGCTTATAGCCATTATCTTTCTGGCATCGATGGGTTCAACCGCCAGCGCACTCAATTCCCTGGCGTCGACCAGCGTCATCGACATCTATAAACGCCTTGTAAGGAAGGATGCATCAGACGATGAATATTTGCAAGCCTCGCGACTGGCTACGTTGTTTTGGGGTGTTGTTTGTATCGTTATGGCGCTTTATGCCGGGAAAATCGGTAACCTCCTGGAGGCGGTTAATATTCTGGGCTCCTACATATATGGCACAATACTGGGGATTTTTCTCGTTGCCTTTTACGTAAAACATGTACAGGGACGTGCTGTTTTTGCCGCGGCACTGCTCTCCGAAGTCATTACCATAGTCCTGGGCTGGCAGGAGGCCGTCGCTTATCTTTGGCTCAATGTGATCAGTTGCGCCATGGTGGTCGGCTTTTCGATCTTCATCCAATACTTCACCGGCGGAAAAGAAAAGACCGCCCATTCCAGTGGAGGGGCGGTCTCATAG
- the ispG gene encoding (E)-4-hydroxy-3-methylbut-2-enyl-diphosphate synthase codes for MEKVPAPFSRFLTREVHIGDVPMGAHHPIRIQSMTTTDSMDTMATVEQTMRMVNSGCEYVRITAPSVKEAENLANIKKELRMRGYTVPLVADIHFTPNAAEAAARIVEKVRVNPGNYADKKRFENIVYTQDAYRAELERIYTKFKPLVKICKEYGTAMRIGTNHGSLSDRIMSQYGDTPRGMVESAMEFIRMCEDLNYYNLVISMKASNTQVMIQAYRLLVETMIKEGMNYPLHLGVTEAGDGEDGRIKSAVGIGTLLEDGLGDTIRVSLTEDPEFEAPVARALAMRYERRAAGQLPQSRERLYMGDLAYNPFEYSRRATLPIQHIGGSHHPLVLLDVSAQNLKDPFFLNAAGYKYSVGLDKYNMTDQACDMVYLGDALPSFSFPGNLVQIYNYATWASLKNKYNCHPLFSYQDYLSATHKDPVLNLVSIEAGEEIDFNNLESNVLLVLTTSAENGVQAQRSFFADLLRSGVRLPVIIKRTYGDISSDDLMLYAATDMGALLNDGFGDGVWIDAAADLSLLNAVSFGILQATRTRISKTEYISCPSCGRTLFDLQETTQLIRSRTDHLKGIKIGIMGCIVNGPGEMADADYGYVGTGPDKITLYRGKEVVKKNVNTANALDDLIGLIKEDGNWIDAV; via the coding sequence ATGGAAAAAGTACCAGCTCCGTTTTCTAGATTTCTAACCCGTGAGGTGCACATCGGTGACGTTCCGATGGGTGCCCATCATCCAATACGGATACAGTCTATGACCACTACAGACAGCATGGATACGATGGCGACCGTGGAGCAAACGATGCGTATGGTGAATTCGGGCTGCGAATATGTGCGTATTACAGCGCCGAGCGTAAAGGAAGCGGAAAACCTGGCAAACATTAAAAAGGAGCTGCGTATGCGTGGCTATACGGTACCTTTGGTAGCAGATATTCATTTTACGCCAAATGCTGCGGAAGCTGCTGCACGTATCGTCGAAAAGGTACGGGTGAACCCGGGGAACTACGCAGATAAGAAGCGCTTTGAAAACATTGTTTACACGCAGGATGCCTACCGTGCCGAACTGGAGCGGATCTATACCAAGTTTAAACCGCTGGTGAAGATCTGTAAGGAATATGGAACGGCGATGCGGATCGGCACCAATCATGGTTCGCTTTCCGACCGGATCATGAGTCAGTATGGTGACACGCCGCGTGGAATGGTTGAGTCAGCCATGGAGTTTATCCGTATGTGCGAAGATCTGAACTATTACAACCTGGTTATTTCCATGAAGGCCAGCAATACGCAGGTAATGATTCAGGCGTACCGCTTGCTTGTGGAGACGATGATCAAGGAAGGCATGAACTACCCGCTTCACCTTGGGGTTACAGAAGCAGGCGATGGGGAGGACGGGCGAATCAAGTCGGCCGTAGGCATTGGTACCTTATTGGAGGACGGGCTCGGGGATACCATCCGGGTTTCACTGACAGAGGATCCTGAATTCGAGGCGCCGGTTGCCAGGGCCCTGGCCATGCGTTATGAACGTCGCGCCGCGGGACAGCTGCCGCAATCGAGAGAGCGGCTTTACATGGGCGATCTTGCTTACAATCCCTTTGAATACAGTCGCCGGGCAACGCTGCCTATCCAACATATTGGCGGCAGTCATCATCCTCTGGTGTTGTTAGACGTGTCGGCCCAGAATCTGAAAGATCCATTCTTTCTTAATGCGGCGGGATATAAGTACAGTGTCGGGCTCGACAAATACAATATGACCGATCAGGCCTGTGATATGGTTTACCTCGGTGATGCGCTTCCCTCATTCTCATTCCCGGGCAACTTGGTGCAGATTTACAATTATGCGACCTGGGCATCACTTAAAAACAAATATAATTGCCATCCGCTGTTCAGCTATCAGGATTACTTGTCGGCCACACATAAAGATCCTGTACTGAATCTGGTAAGTATAGAAGCAGGTGAAGAGATTGATTTCAATAACCTTGAAAGTAATGTTTTGCTTGTTTTAACGACAAGTGCTGAAAACGGTGTGCAGGCGCAGCGGAGCTTCTTCGCTGACCTGTTAAGGTCGGGCGTGCGACTGCCGGTTATCATTAAACGCACTTATGGCGATATTTCTTCCGATGATCTGATGCTCTATGCGGCCACCGACATGGGTGCTTTGCTGAACGATGGTTTTGGCGATGGGGTGTGGATAGATGCCGCAGCCGATCTAAGCTTACTTAATGCGGTAAGCTTTGGTATTCTGCAGGCTACCCGGACGCGTATTTCAAAGACCGAATATATATCGTGTCCGAGTTGCGGCCGTACCTTGTTTGATTTGCAGGAAACTACGCAACTGATCCGGTCGCGAACTGACCATTTAAAAGGTATTAAGATCGGGATTATGGGTTGTATTGTGAACGGTCCGGGCGAAATGGCAGATGCTGATTATGGCTATGTGGGTACAGGTCCCGACAAGATTACACTGTATCGCGGTAAAGAAGTGGTTAAAAAGAACGTTAATACCGCAAATGCGCTCGACGATCTCATCGGCTTGATTAAAGAGGACGGAAACTGGATTGACGCAGTTTAA
- a CDS encoding endonuclease/exonuclease/phosphatase family protein: protein MKPNSFIAALLLVCASVSVFAQQYTVGSFNIRNDNAGDVGNRWSQRSAVAANLIEFHQFDVVGLQEALKNQVDDLSNALPEYAHYGAGRDDGKDGGEHSSIFYRKDKFKLLNKGDFWLSETPDKPGKGWDATCCNRICSWVQLQDIKTGKRFFFFNVHYDHEGKVARMESSKLILKKISDIAKGQPAIFTGDLNGSHKSEWYLRLANSGMLTDTYAQVKKPYLNNASFNGWGRSMSGYDVIDHIFVTRHFQAQRWGVLTDTYYGKFVSDHFPVLADVRLK, encoded by the coding sequence ATGAAACCAAATTCTTTTATCGCAGCCCTGCTGCTGGTATGCGCCAGTGTCAGCGTTTTTGCCCAGCAGTATACCGTGGGCTCTTTTAATATTCGAAACGACAATGCTGGTGATGTAGGCAACCGCTGGTCACAGCGCTCAGCCGTTGCCGCGAATCTGATTGAATTTCATCAGTTTGACGTAGTCGGACTGCAAGAGGCGCTGAAAAACCAGGTAGACGACTTGAGCAATGCCCTTCCCGAATATGCACATTACGGAGCAGGCCGGGATGATGGCAAAGATGGCGGCGAGCATTCGAGCATTTTTTACCGTAAGGATAAGTTCAAGTTGCTGAACAAAGGCGATTTCTGGTTGTCGGAAACGCCAGATAAACCGGGTAAGGGCTGGGATGCCACCTGCTGTAACAGGATTTGCAGCTGGGTTCAGTTGCAGGACATCAAAACAGGCAAACGCTTCTTCTTTTTTAACGTGCACTATGACCATGAAGGTAAGGTAGCTCGTATGGAGAGCAGCAAGCTGATTTTGAAAAAGATCTCAGACATTGCCAAAGGTCAGCCAGCCATATTCACGGGCGATCTGAACGGCAGCCACAAGAGTGAGTGGTACCTTAGGTTAGCAAATTCGGGTATGCTTACCGATACCTATGCTCAAGTTAAGAAGCCGTACTTGAATAATGCGTCGTTTAACGGCTGGGGTAGAAGTATGAGCGGCTACGATGTCATCGACCATATCTTCGTCACCAGGCACTTTCAGGCTCAGCGTTGGGGTGTTCTCACAGATACCTACTACGGCAAATTTGTATCAGACCACTTTCCGGTATTAGCCGATGTGAGACTAAAATAG
- the ligD gene encoding non-homologous end-joining DNA ligase: MTLQKYIKKRDFSKTREPGAHHTKASAKNSKLKFVVQRHHASRLHYDFRLEMEGVLKSWAVPKGPSLNPSDKRLAMMVEDHPYDYRTFEGTIPKGNYGAGVVHIFDDGTYEALDGGNEKDLLKGLHSGNLKFRLNGKILKGEFALVHIKSSEDNAWLLLKHNDEFAVKKPFNTEDLVSASIKKKGVDFKNEDGKNSKSKQRVIPDPEPHELEQENEITAKFGRKTVKLTNLNKVYWPDEGITKGELLGYYEQIKDYILPHLKDRPLSLNRHPNGIKEPGFFQKDLDLDKVPKWIKSAPLYSESNDKDIDYLICNDEATLLWMANLGCIEINPWLSRYKKPDNPLFAVLDLDPHDIDFEEAISVALSAKELMDRMKLRSFIKTSGSKGLHIFIPVGAKYDYQITKDFVRYLGEQLLDMHPDTTSLERSPAKRKNKIYLDFLQNRRGQTIAAPYSARPKAGATVSAPLDWKEVAPGLNLKDYTIFNMADRLRKKGDLWEDVFSVKNDLLKALRNFKG, encoded by the coding sequence ATGACTCTTCAAAAATATATCAAAAAGCGCGATTTCAGCAAGACCCGGGAGCCGGGAGCCCATCACACAAAAGCTTCGGCAAAAAATAGTAAACTGAAGTTTGTGGTGCAGCGTCACCACGCTTCACGTTTGCATTACGACTTCAGGCTGGAGATGGAAGGTGTGCTGAAAAGCTGGGCCGTCCCTAAAGGTCCTTCACTCAATCCGTCCGACAAGCGACTTGCCATGATGGTGGAGGACCATCCGTACGACTACCGTACATTTGAGGGCACCATACCAAAAGGCAACTATGGGGCTGGTGTGGTGCATATTTTTGATGATGGTACCTACGAAGCCCTGGATGGAGGGAATGAAAAAGACCTGCTTAAGGGTTTGCACTCCGGTAACCTGAAATTTAGGCTGAATGGAAAAATCTTAAAGGGGGAGTTTGCGCTGGTCCACATCAAGAGTTCCGAAGACAATGCCTGGTTGTTGCTGAAGCATAACGATGAGTTTGCCGTGAAAAAGCCTTTCAATACCGAGGATCTTGTTTCCGCTTCGATTAAAAAGAAGGGGGTCGATTTTAAAAATGAGGACGGCAAAAATAGCAAGTCAAAACAGCGCGTAATCCCTGATCCGGAACCTCATGAACTGGAACAGGAAAATGAAATTACCGCAAAGTTTGGCCGTAAGACCGTTAAGCTGACCAACCTGAACAAGGTTTACTGGCCAGATGAGGGGATCACAAAAGGTGAGCTGCTTGGGTATTACGAGCAGATCAAAGATTACATCCTGCCCCATTTAAAAGACCGTCCGCTTTCGTTGAACCGCCACCCCAATGGTATTAAGGAACCTGGTTTTTTTCAAAAAGACCTCGATCTGGATAAGGTGCCGAAATGGATAAAATCTGCTCCCTTATATTCTGAGAGTAATGATAAAGATATTGATTACCTGATCTGCAACGACGAGGCTACATTGCTCTGGATGGCCAACCTGGGCTGCATCGAGATAAACCCCTGGCTGAGTCGGTACAAAAAGCCCGATAATCCTTTATTTGCGGTGCTCGATCTTGATCCGCACGACATTGATTTTGAAGAAGCGATCAGCGTGGCGCTTTCCGCAAAGGAATTGATGGATCGCATGAAATTGAGGTCTTTCATCAAAACGTCGGGGTCTAAGGGACTGCATATTTTTATTCCGGTTGGCGCTAAGTACGATTATCAGATCACTAAAGATTTTGTTCGTTATCTCGGAGAACAACTTCTCGATATGCATCCCGACACCACAAGCCTGGAACGCAGTCCGGCGAAAAGAAAAAATAAGATCTACCTCGACTTCCTGCAGAACCGACGCGGACAAACCATTGCGGCACCTTACTCTGCTCGGCCAAAAGCCGGTGCCACAGTGTCTGCGCCGCTCGACTGGAAGGAGGTTGCGCCCGGTCTCAATTTGAAGGATTATACCATTTTTAATATGGCCGATCGGCTCAGGAAAAAAGGAGATTTGTGGGAGGATGTCTTTTCGGTAAAGAATGATCTGCTGAAAGCACTTAGGAACTTTAAGGGTTGA